In one window of Jatrophihabitans sp. DNA:
- a CDS encoding DUF3263 domain-containing protein — protein sequence MEPAPAAHDAAATGGDYQSTADGSGDDGGLNRRDREILAFERQWWKYAGAKEQAIRELFDMSATRYYQVLNGLIDTPEALAADPMLVKRLRRLRASRQRQRSARRLGIEV from the coding sequence ATGGAACCCGCGCCCGCCGCCCACGACGCCGCCGCGACCGGCGGCGATTACCAGAGCACCGCCGACGGCTCCGGCGACGATGGCGGCCTGAACCGCCGCGACCGAGAGATCCTCGCCTTCGAACGGCAATGGTGGAAGTACGCCGGCGCCAAGGAGCAGGCGATCCGCGAGCTGTTCGACATGTCCGCCACCAGGTACTACCAGGTGCTCAACGGCCTGATCGACACCCCCGAGGCGCTGGCTGCCGACCCGATGCTGGTCAAGCGGCTCCGGCGGCTGCGCGCCAGCCGGCAGCGGCAACGGTCCGCGCGCCGGTTGGGCATCGAAGTTTAA
- a CDS encoding YciI family protein — translation MTMQSVPDFGPLADKHFPAHLAYLKDCHERGLVLLMGPLQEPFNGEALGVFPSREAAEEFAAGDPFVLNGVIKSYTIRPWQENLAPDPAPDHLTT, via the coding sequence ATGACCATGCAGAGCGTGCCGGATTTCGGCCCGCTGGCCGATAAACATTTCCCAGCGCACCTGGCCTACCTCAAGGATTGCCACGAGCGGGGCCTGGTGCTGCTCATGGGGCCCCTCCAGGAGCCTTTCAACGGCGAGGCGCTGGGCGTGTTCCCCAGTCGCGAGGCGGCCGAAGAGTTCGCGGCCGGCGACCCGTTCGTGCTGAACGGCGTGATCAAGTCGTACACGATCCGGCCGTGGCAGGAGAACCTGGCGCCGGACCCGGCGCCTGACCACCTGACCACCTGA
- the groL gene encoding chaperonin GroEL (60 kDa chaperone family; promotes refolding of misfolded polypeptides especially under stressful conditions; forms two stacked rings of heptamers to form a barrel-shaped 14mer; ends can be capped by GroES; misfolded proteins enter the barrel where they are refolded when GroES binds), translated as MAKLIAFNEEARRGLERGMNTLADAVKVTLGPKGRNVVLEKKWGAPTITNDGVSIAKEIELEDPYEKIGAELVKEVAKKTDDVAGDGTTTATVLAQALVREGLRNVAAGANPMSLKRGIEAAVVAVTEHLLNVAKPVETKEQIAATASISAADTTVGELIAEAMDKVGKEGVITVEESNTFGLELELTEGMRFDKGYISAYFVTDTERMEAQLEDPYILIVESKISNVKDLLPLLEKVMQSGKPLAIISEDVDGEALSTLVVNKIRGTFKSVAVKAPGFGDRRKAMLQDIAILTGGQVISETVGLKLETAGLELLGRARKVVISKDETTIVEGAGDADQIQGRVNQIRAEIEHSDSDYDREKLQERLAKLAGGVAVIKVGAATEVELKERKHRIEDAVRNAKAAVEEGIVAGGGVALLQAGVTAFDKLELSGDEATGANIVRVALSAPLKQIAINAGLEGGVVAEKVAGLPQGHGLNAATGEYGDMLAAGVPDPAKVVRSALQNAASIAALFLTTEAVVADKPEKAGAAAGGGAPDMGGMDF; from the coding sequence ATGGCTAAGTTGATCGCGTTCAACGAAGAGGCCCGTCGCGGCCTCGAGCGCGGCATGAACACCCTTGCCGACGCAGTAAAGGTGACGCTGGGCCCGAAGGGTCGCAACGTCGTGCTGGAGAAGAAGTGGGGCGCCCCCACGATCACCAACGACGGTGTCTCGATCGCCAAGGAGATCGAGCTCGAGGACCCGTACGAGAAGATCGGCGCCGAGCTGGTCAAGGAGGTCGCCAAGAAGACCGATGACGTCGCCGGCGACGGAACCACCACGGCCACCGTGCTCGCCCAGGCCCTGGTGCGCGAAGGCCTGCGCAACGTCGCGGCCGGCGCCAACCCGATGAGCCTCAAGCGGGGCATCGAGGCCGCGGTCGTCGCGGTCACCGAGCACCTGCTCAACGTCGCCAAGCCGGTTGAGACCAAGGAGCAGATCGCTGCCACCGCCTCGATCTCGGCCGCTGACACCACGGTCGGCGAGCTCATCGCCGAGGCGATGGACAAGGTCGGCAAGGAAGGCGTCATCACCGTCGAGGAGAGCAACACCTTCGGTCTGGAGCTCGAGCTCACCGAGGGCATGCGCTTCGACAAGGGCTACATCAGCGCTTACTTCGTCACCGACACCGAGCGGATGGAAGCTCAGCTCGAGGACCCGTACATCCTGATCGTCGAGTCCAAGATCTCCAACGTCAAGGACCTGCTGCCGCTGCTGGAGAAGGTCATGCAGTCGGGCAAGCCGCTGGCGATCATCTCCGAGGACGTCGATGGCGAGGCGCTTTCCACCCTCGTCGTAAACAAGATCCGGGGCACCTTCAAGTCCGTCGCCGTCAAGGCCCCGGGCTTCGGTGACCGCCGCAAGGCCATGCTGCAGGACATCGCGATCCTGACCGGCGGCCAGGTCATCTCCGAGACCGTCGGCCTCAAGCTCGAGACCGCCGGCCTGGAGCTGCTGGGCCGGGCCCGCAAGGTGGTCATCTCCAAGGACGAGACCACCATCGTCGAGGGCGCCGGTGACGCCGACCAGATCCAGGGTCGCGTCAACCAGATCCGCGCCGAGATCGAGCACTCGGACTCCGACTACGACCGCGAGAAGCTGCAGGAGCGGCTGGCCAAGCTGGCCGGCGGCGTCGCGGTCATCAAGGTCGGCGCCGCGACCGAGGTCGAGCTCAAGGAGCGCAAGCACCGCATCGAGGACGCCGTTCGCAACGCGAAGGCCGCCGTCGAAGAGGGCATCGTCGCCGGTGGCGGCGTCGCGCTGCTGCAGGCCGGCGTCACCGCGTTCGACAAGCTCGAGCTCTCCGGCGACGAGGCCACTGGCGCCAACATCGTCCGGGTCGCGCTGTCTGCTCCGTTGAAGCAGATCGCGATCAACGCCGGCCTCGAAGGCGGCGTTGTGGCCGAGAAGGTCGCGGGCCTGCCCCAGGGTCACGGCCTGAACGCCGCGACCGGCGAGTACGGCGACATGCTGGCTGCCGGCGTGCCGGACCCCGCCAAGGTGGTTCGCTCCGCGCTGCAGAACGCCGCCTCGATCGCGGCGCTGTTCCTCACCACCGAGGCCGTGGTGGCTGACAAGCCGGAGAAGGCCGGCGCCGCTGCCGGCGGTGGCGCTCCGGACATGGGTGGCATGGACTTCTAG
- a CDS encoding prolyl oligopeptidase family serine peptidase, producing MSFPETRTVDQVDDFHGTPVADPYRWLEDQTSSEVNDWVRAQAQAAERYLQDLPGRSELAARLGQLSTLPSSSAPSLRGGRWFRLTNDGSQQQSVLRVADEPMGTGQVVLDPNPAAADGSTSLAAAVADHDGALVAWSYQEAGSDWCRWRVRSLRTGADLPDDVRWAKFVEPCWLGDSSGFVYAMYPPTDPDDMYSSVAGSPRLMLHRLGTTQEQDELILELPDQPAAIQMPWIDHQGRWLVIGVHDAPSDTRAIRVRDLSQPGSEPRQIIEPTGAWWDFVTALPDGLVFRTDFEADRGRLVLVDPESGEISTLVAEREHLLLSAAAGVNALVVCWLADARAVVTVHGLDGDQTGVIDLPGLGSVSELTADPDSDLVHLTFSSFQAPPRILQYQLGTGRTSVVFDAAAGATPPDIVTDQIWVTSADGTRLPAFVVHRADVTADNGPHPCTLYGYGGFKVSLTPEFSPTIATFAEAGGVWVVATLRGGGEYGAGWHDAGKLDRKQNVFDDAIATAEHLIATGWTAPDRLAVNGGSNGGLLVGALMTQRPELFAAAVPQVGVMDMLRFERFTIGWAWTSDYGIASRSREEFDVLHAYSPYHRLRPGTRYPATLVTTADHDDRVVPAHSFKFAARLQALSPPDAVAYLRVQYSAGHGQGKSRSTLIAERTDLLAFLGRHTGLSYDQLAD from the coding sequence ATGAGCTTTCCCGAGACCCGCACGGTGGACCAGGTCGATGACTTTCACGGCACCCCGGTAGCCGACCCGTACCGCTGGCTGGAGGACCAGACCAGCTCCGAGGTCAACGACTGGGTCCGGGCGCAGGCCCAGGCCGCCGAGCGGTACCTGCAGGACCTGCCCGGACGGTCCGAGCTCGCGGCCCGCCTCGGTCAGCTGTCGACGCTGCCCAGCTCGAGCGCTCCGTCGCTGCGCGGCGGGCGGTGGTTCCGGCTGACCAATGACGGCAGCCAGCAGCAGTCGGTGCTGCGGGTGGCCGACGAGCCGATGGGGACCGGCCAGGTGGTGCTGGACCCGAACCCGGCGGCGGCCGATGGCAGCACCTCGCTGGCCGCCGCGGTCGCCGACCACGACGGCGCCCTGGTCGCCTGGTCCTACCAGGAAGCCGGCAGCGACTGGTGCCGCTGGCGGGTGCGGTCGCTGCGGACGGGTGCGGACCTGCCCGACGACGTCCGGTGGGCCAAGTTCGTCGAGCCGTGCTGGCTGGGCGACTCCAGCGGCTTCGTGTACGCGATGTACCCGCCGACCGACCCCGACGACATGTACTCCTCGGTCGCCGGGTCGCCGCGGCTGATGCTTCATCGGCTCGGCACCACCCAGGAGCAGGACGAGCTGATCCTCGAACTGCCCGACCAGCCCGCCGCCATTCAGATGCCCTGGATCGACCACCAGGGCCGCTGGCTGGTGATCGGGGTCCACGACGCCCCGTCCGACACCCGCGCGATCCGGGTCCGCGACTTGAGCCAGCCGGGCAGCGAACCGCGCCAGATCATCGAGCCGACCGGCGCCTGGTGGGATTTCGTCACCGCGCTGCCGGACGGGCTCGTGTTTCGTACCGACTTCGAGGCCGACCGCGGCCGACTGGTGCTGGTCGATCCGGAGTCGGGTGAGATCAGCACCCTGGTCGCCGAGCGGGAGCACCTGCTGCTCAGCGCCGCGGCCGGGGTCAACGCTCTGGTGGTGTGCTGGCTGGCCGACGCCCGGGCGGTGGTGACGGTGCACGGCCTGGACGGCGACCAGACCGGCGTGATCGACCTGCCCGGCCTGGGCAGCGTCAGCGAGCTGACCGCCGATCCGGACTCCGACCTGGTACACCTGACCTTCTCCTCCTTCCAGGCGCCGCCCCGCATCCTGCAGTACCAGCTCGGTACCGGGCGCACCTCGGTGGTCTTCGACGCGGCCGCCGGGGCCACTCCGCCGGACATCGTCACCGACCAGATCTGGGTCACCAGCGCCGACGGCACCAGGCTGCCGGCCTTCGTGGTGCACCGGGCCGACGTGACGGCCGACAACGGCCCGCACCCGTGCACCCTGTACGGCTACGGCGGCTTCAAAGTCAGCCTGACCCCTGAGTTCTCACCCACCATCGCGACCTTCGCCGAGGCCGGCGGGGTGTGGGTGGTGGCGACCCTGCGCGGTGGCGGCGAGTACGGCGCCGGCTGGCACGACGCCGGCAAGCTGGACCGCAAGCAGAACGTCTTCGACGACGCCATAGCCACCGCCGAGCACCTGATCGCCACCGGCTGGACGGCGCCGGACCGGCTGGCCGTCAACGGCGGTTCCAACGGCGGGCTGCTGGTGGGCGCGCTGATGACTCAGCGCCCGGAGCTGTTCGCAGCGGCCGTCCCCCAGGTCGGGGTGATGGACATGCTTCGCTTCGAGCGGTTCACCATCGGCTGGGCCTGGACCTCGGACTACGGCATCGCCAGCCGCAGCCGCGAGGAGTTCGACGTCCTGCACGCCTACTCGCCCTATCACCGGCTGCGCCCCGGCACCCGCTACCCGGCGACGCTGGTGACGACCGCCGACCATGACGACCGGGTGGTCCCGGCGCACAGCTTCAAGTTCGCCGCCCGGTTGCAGGCTCTCAGCCCGCCGGACGCGGTTGCCTACCTTCGGGTGCAGTACAGCGCCGGGCACGGCCAGGGCAAGTCGCGCTCGACGCTGATAGCCGAGCGAACGGACCTGCTGGCCTTCCTCGGCCGCCACACCGGCCTGAGCTACGACCAGCTGGCCGATTAG
- the thrC gene encoding threonine synthase, with the protein MTATINRLSQPPASPASGLICRNCGADYPLAAQHACFECFGPLEVGYHADRLGSVTRQSIEAGPHSLWRYAGLLPAGHDPATRVDSGTGMTPLIRADRLADRLGFTAPLWVKDDSANPTHSFKDRVVSVAITAARELGFRRIACASTGNLANSVAAHAARIGMESIVFVPADLELAKITQTAVYGGTLVAVEGSYDDVNRLCSELAETDEFEHTAFVNVNVRPYYAEGSKTLGYEVAEQLGWRLPQQVVVPMASGSLLTKVHKAFKELAGIGLVEPSDYRVYGAQSSGCSPIAHAFETGSETVLPVRPSGIAKSLNIGNPADGPYALDAVRGTGGAMAHVDDEEIRAGIELLARTTGVFAETAGGVTTAVCKKLVETGRLDPGRETVIYNTGDGLKTLDAVAGRLAPTAVIAPTLKGMRAAGLL; encoded by the coding sequence ATGACCGCGACCATCAACCGACTCAGCCAGCCACCGGCATCGCCGGCATCCGGGCTGATCTGCCGCAACTGCGGAGCCGACTACCCGCTCGCCGCCCAGCACGCCTGTTTCGAATGCTTCGGCCCGCTCGAGGTCGGCTACCACGCCGACCGGCTCGGCTCGGTCACCAGGCAGAGCATCGAGGCCGGTCCGCACTCGCTGTGGCGCTACGCCGGCCTGCTGCCCGCCGGGCACGATCCAGCCACCAGGGTCGACTCCGGCACCGGCATGACGCCGCTGATCCGGGCCGACCGGCTGGCTGACCGGCTCGGCTTCACCGCGCCGCTGTGGGTCAAGGACGATTCGGCCAACCCCACCCACTCGTTCAAGGACCGGGTGGTCTCGGTGGCCATCACCGCCGCTCGCGAGCTGGGCTTTCGTCGGATCGCCTGCGCCTCCACCGGAAACCTCGCCAACTCGGTCGCCGCCCACGCGGCCCGGATCGGCATGGAGTCCATCGTGTTCGTGCCCGCGGACCTGGAGCTGGCCAAGATCACCCAGACGGCGGTGTACGGCGGAACCCTGGTCGCCGTCGAGGGCTCCTACGACGACGTCAACCGGCTGTGCAGCGAGCTGGCCGAGACCGATGAGTTCGAGCACACCGCGTTCGTCAACGTCAACGTCCGGCCCTACTACGCCGAGGGCTCCAAGACCCTGGGCTACGAGGTCGCCGAGCAACTCGGCTGGCGGCTGCCGCAACAGGTGGTGGTCCCGATGGCGTCCGGCTCGCTGCTGACCAAGGTGCACAAGGCCTTCAAGGAACTGGCCGGCATCGGGCTGGTCGAGCCGTCGGACTACCGGGTCTACGGCGCGCAGTCCTCGGGCTGCTCGCCGATCGCGCACGCCTTCGAGACCGGCAGCGAGACCGTGCTGCCGGTGCGCCCGAGCGGTATCGCCAAATCGCTCAACATCGGCAACCCGGCCGACGGGCCGTACGCCCTGGACGCGGTGCGCGGCACCGGCGGGGCAATGGCCCACGTCGATGACGAGGAGATCCGGGCCGGCATCGAGTTGCTGGCCCGGACCACCGGGGTGTTCGCCGAAACCGCCGGCGGGGTCACCACCGCGGTGTGCAAGAAGCTGGTCGAGACCGGCCGGCTGGACCCGGGCCGGGAGACGGTCATCTACAACACCGGCGACGGCCTGAAGACCCTGGACGCGGTGGCCGGCCGGTTGGCGCCGACCGCGGTGATCGCCCCGACGCTCAAAGGGATGCGAGCCGCCGGTCTGCTGTGA
- a CDS encoding long-chain fatty acid--CoA ligase — protein MLGLMQDVPLTIEYILRRGERMYPHARVTTQLAQGQERISFTELATRSRQVAGVLDRLGVSADGRVGSFGWNTANHTALYFGVPCTGRVLHTLNIRLFPEQLVYTVEHAEDEVVFVDRSLLPLFGQYLPKLSTVRHVVVFDDGAPSPLPDDPRVVLWDDVVGEEFDFTGMVTDEHTAAALCYTTGTTGNPKGVLYSHRSTYLHALITHVPGTFSVSDADILMPVVPMFHAMAWGLPYSAVMAGASLVMPGPGMTPPALVDLLESERVTLTAGVPTIWMGMLPLLAGRDLSALRSVICGGSAVPKALSEGWRAAIGLPITQAWGMTELSPLGTVCSMRAEHADLPEEQKADIRATAGWPPIGVEMRIVDSETREELPWDDRATGELETRGPWIARQYYRTDESGEQFSPDGWLRTGDVGAISELGYLRLVDRTKDLIKSGGEWISSVDLENQIMAHPAVAEAAVIAVPHPRWMERPLACVVLKADQTVDKAELGAFLAERVDKWRLPDDIVFLDEIPKTSVGKFSKKSLREQFADRRFGD, from the coding sequence ATGCTGGGGTTGATGCAGGACGTTCCGCTGACCATCGAGTACATCCTCCGTCGGGGCGAGCGAATGTATCCCCACGCGCGCGTCACCACCCAGCTGGCGCAGGGCCAGGAGCGGATCAGCTTCACCGAGCTGGCCACCCGGTCCCGGCAGGTGGCCGGCGTCCTGGACCGGCTGGGCGTCTCGGCCGACGGCCGGGTCGGCTCGTTCGGCTGGAACACCGCCAATCACACGGCGCTGTACTTCGGAGTGCCGTGCACCGGCCGGGTGCTGCACACCCTCAACATCCGGCTCTTTCCCGAGCAGCTGGTCTACACCGTCGAGCACGCCGAGGACGAGGTCGTCTTCGTGGACCGGTCGCTGCTGCCGCTGTTCGGGCAGTACCTGCCCAAGCTCAGCACCGTCCGGCACGTGGTGGTCTTCGACGACGGAGCGCCGAGCCCGCTGCCCGACGATCCCCGGGTGGTGCTCTGGGACGACGTGGTGGGCGAGGAGTTCGACTTCACCGGCATGGTCACCGACGAGCACACCGCCGCGGCCCTCTGCTACACCACCGGCACCACCGGCAATCCCAAGGGCGTGCTCTACTCCCACCGCTCCACCTACCTGCACGCCCTGATCACCCACGTGCCCGGCACCTTCTCCGTCAGCGACGCCGACATCCTCATGCCGGTGGTGCCGATGTTCCACGCGATGGCCTGGGGGTTGCCCTACTCCGCCGTGATGGCCGGCGCGAGCCTGGTGATGCCGGGCCCCGGCATGACGCCGCCGGCGTTGGTGGACCTGCTCGAGAGCGAGCGGGTGACCCTCACCGCGGGGGTGCCGACGATCTGGATGGGCATGCTGCCGCTGCTGGCCGGCCGCGACCTGTCCGCCTTGCGCAGCGTGATCTGCGGCGGCTCGGCGGTGCCCAAGGCGCTGTCCGAAGGCTGGCGGGCCGCGATCGGGTTGCCGATCACCCAGGCCTGGGGCATGACCGAACTCTCGCCGCTGGGAACGGTCTGCTCGATGCGGGCCGAGCACGCCGACCTGCCCGAGGAGCAGAAGGCCGACATCCGCGCGACCGCGGGGTGGCCACCGATCGGGGTCGAGATGCGGATCGTGGACTCCGAGACCCGCGAGGAGCTGCCCTGGGACGATCGGGCCACCGGCGAGCTGGAGACCCGGGGACCGTGGATCGCCCGGCAGTACTACCGCACCGACGAGTCCGGTGAGCAGTTCTCACCCGACGGCTGGCTGCGCACCGGTGACGTCGGGGCGATCTCGGAGTTGGGCTACCTGCGGTTGGTCGACCGGACCAAGGACCTGATCAAGTCCGGCGGCGAGTGGATCTCCTCGGTGGACCTGGAGAACCAGATCATGGCGCATCCGGCGGTCGCCGAGGCCGCTGTCATCGCCGTCCCGCACCCGCGATGGATGGAGCGGCCGCTGGCCTGCGTGGTGCTCAAAGCGGATCAGACGGTGGACAAGGCCGAGCTGGGGGCGTTCCTGGCCGAGCGGGTGGACAAGTGGCGGCTGCCCGATGACATCGTGTTCCTCGACGAGATCCCCAAGACCAGCGTCGGCAAGTTCTCCAAGAAATCGCTTCGCGAGCAGTTCGCCGACCGCCGGTTCGGCGACTGA
- a CDS encoding LytR C-terminal domain-containing protein has product MTHTAAPPARRRTAERALGALLLVAGMSLAVIAYSALGQPGGRHAGNSLLRPLATPPPLAGGQAAAGGSAPSQPAPSQDTGAGPARGTSSGVALVVLDNTDRPALARGASQRFEQGGWTVTQTSTFDGDILSTVAYYDPAAPGAQAAAEALRAQFPEIQRVRPKFDGLGPGAVVVVLTHDYSQGQTTS; this is encoded by the coding sequence GTGACCCATACCGCTGCTCCCCCCGCGCGACGCCGCACCGCTGAGCGGGCACTGGGCGCACTGCTGTTGGTGGCCGGAATGTCCTTGGCCGTCATCGCCTACTCCGCACTGGGCCAGCCCGGCGGCCGGCATGCCGGCAACTCGCTGCTGCGCCCGCTTGCCACCCCGCCACCCCTGGCGGGCGGCCAGGCCGCTGCCGGCGGGTCGGCGCCGAGCCAGCCCGCCCCCAGCCAGGACACCGGCGCCGGGCCGGCGCGGGGCACCTCCAGCGGCGTCGCCCTGGTCGTCCTGGACAACACCGACCGCCCCGCACTCGCGCGCGGCGCCAGCCAGCGCTTCGAACAGGGTGGCTGGACGGTCACCCAGACCAGCACCTTCGACGGCGACATCCTGTCCACCGTGGCCTATTACGACCCGGCCGCGCCCGGCGCCCAGGCCGCGGCCGAGGCGCTGCGGGCCCAGTTCCCCGAAATCCAGCGGGTCCGGCCGAAGTTCGACGGTCTGGGCCCGGGGGCGGTCGTCGTGGTGCTGACCCATGACTACAGTCAAGGGCAGACAACTTCATAG
- a CDS encoding cold-shock protein, protein MAQGTVKWFNNEKGYGFIAVDGGQDVFVHYSAIQSDGYRSLEEGQRVEFEVAQGPKGPQADSVKVVNA, encoded by the coding sequence GTGGCACAGGGCACCGTGAAGTGGTTCAACAACGAGAAGGGCTACGGCTTCATCGCCGTAGACGGCGGCCAGGACGTCTTCGTCCACTACAGCGCCATCCAGAGTGACGGTTACCGGTCACTGGAAGAGGGCCAGCGAGTGGAGTTCGAGGTGGCCCAGGGGCCGAAGGGTCCGCAGGCCGACTCCGTGAAGGTGGTCAACGCCTAG